One genomic segment of Ricinus communis isolate WT05 ecotype wild-type chromosome 5, ASM1957865v1, whole genome shotgun sequence includes these proteins:
- the LOC8258769 gene encoding uncharacterized protein LOC8258769 isoform X2 has product MLLKNLMEEKQLDFNQPLLSVRRFSSTVSTIEADNKKKTENAFSKVPPLPKYKSELKSGPVRNPGTVPFVWERSPGKPKCEIKPQTVALQQPPMIPKLPPGRMLNVERQGLNKAPGGTAAGQCEARNGLLGSYGFSSSDRNVIKEESSREKMEKTDMSGSEDDETYVDALDTLSRSESFFLNCSISGVSGLDGPDMKPSGTFSTDPQTRDFMMGRFLPAAKAMASETPQHSTKKQPAAQEQPRQIKKTLGVEKYHPFNECRRQSDMPHCSQCSGVKEIEQEDDDYNYEGPDNSSPKVCGLFPRLCLQNSFCLLSPVPGMRKQVQLPISLSHMTKVKPSYAACCTETMNEHDKDAVNKRGSVNALQAKGIVEDKIELKSESNKKACRNDYQKLDGSYLYKRLQGNGTSPYHDKFSQSAVSEEKGFLGVPEKPKNSGARGFNAHAKGGKNFRELLANERNEWESAPASSLVEKTLYIDSVQMIKPQTSNSSSPDTKDLINCRRDDQDKEIDGTATFDSSFQDIKNANSAYPKVNVLPESLDPTDSSLLSLSDKSMHDAQMPLVHLRHDQDLMAISVTPTSPKVYGDGKIDLESQLGKILSNLESSIQDPIKMTRENVADNGKTDLKSQLCTELGDQETPDSCYTLHPLPPPLPKSPSESWLKRTLPAVSSKHTSLKSFPGMHAYPVVQAPKVQSPDLKWETIVKTSNVQCGHLRFSEEDGTAKWC; this is encoded by the exons ATGTTACTAAAGAATCTGATGGAAGAGAAGCAACTGGATTTTAATCAGCCACTTTTATCAGTGAGAAGGTTTTCATCAACGGTGTCCACCATTGAAGCtgataacaaaaagaaaactgaaaaTGCTTTCTCCAAAGTGCCCCCTCTTCCTAAGTACAAGTCAGAACTGAAATCAGGTCCAGTCAGGAATCCAGGAACTGTTCCTTTTGTATGGGAGCGATCCCCGGGAAAGCCCAAGTGTGAAATTAAACCTCAAACTGTTGCCCTTCAACAGCCTCCTATGATTCCAAAGCTTCCACCAGGGAGAATGTTGAATGTTGAGAGGCAAGGTTTAAATAAAGCTCCTGGAGGCACAGCAGCTGGTCAATGCGAAGCACGAAATGGCCTTTTGGGTTCTTACGGTTTTTCATCTTCAGATAGAAATGTAATTAAAGAAGAGAGCTCCagagagaaaatggagaaGACAGACATGTCTGGTTCAGAGGACGATGAGACCTATGTAGATGCCCTTGATACTCTTTCTCGGAGTGAATCGTTCTTCTTGAACTGCAGTATAAGTGGGGTGAGTGGGTTGGATGGTCCAGATATGAAACCATCTGGTACTTTCTCAACAGATCCACAGACTCGAGATTTCATGATGGGCCGGTTCCTGCCTGCAGCAAAGGCAATGGCTTCAGAAACTCCCCAACATTCCACTAAGAAGCAACCTGCAGCACAAGAACAACCGAGACAGATAAAGAAGACATTAGGTGTGGAAAAATATCATCCATTCAATGAATGCAGAAGGCAAAGTGATATGCCACACTGTTCCCAATGTAGTGGAGTGAAAGAAATTGAACAAGAGGATGATGATTATAATTATGAAGGACCAGATAACTCCTCCCCTAAAGTTTGTGGGTTGTTCCCTCGATTATGCTTACAAAATTCCTTTTGTCTTTTGAGTCCTGTACCAGGGATGAGAAAACAGGTCCAGCTACCCATTTCTTTATCACATATGACAAAAGTTAAACCTTCATATGCTGCTTGTTGCACTGAAACTATGAATGAG CATGATAAAGATGCTGTTAACAAACGAGGATCAGTTAATGCACTTCAAGCAAAGGGGATAGTTGAAGATAAAATTGAACTGAAAAGTGAATCAAATAAGAAAGCTTGCAGAAATGATTATCAGAAATTGGATGGATCATATCTGTACAAGCGTTTACAGGGCAATGGCACTTCACCCTACCATGATAAATTTTCTCAATCTGCTGTTAGTGAAGAGAAGGGATTTCTAGGTGTTCCTGAAAAACCCAAGAATTCTGGGGCAAGAGGCTTTAATGCACATGCAAAAGGTGGCAAGAATTTTCGAGAATTATTGGCTAACGAGAGAAATGAGTGGGAATCAGCTCCTGCTAGTTCTCTGGTTGAGAAAACTCTGTACATAGATTCTGTACAAATGATAAAACCTCAAACTTCAAATTCAAGTTCTCCAGATACAAAAGACCTGATTAATTGCAGAAGAGATGATCAAGATAAGGAAATTGATGGAACTGCTACTTTTGATTCTTCATTTCAAGACATTAAGAATGCTAATTCTGCATATCCAAAGGTGAATGTGCTGCCTGAAAGTCTGGATCCTACCGATTCTAGTCTTCTATCATTATCTGATAAATCCATGCATGATGCGCAAATGCCTTTGGTGCATTTAAGACATGACCAAGACCTCATGGCCATTTCTGTTACACCAACAAGCCCAAAAGTGTATGGAGATGGGAAGATTGATTTAGAAAGCCAACTGGGTAAGATATTAAGCAACTTAGAAAGTTCTATCCAGGACCCTATCAAGATGACAAGAGAAAATGTGGCTGACAATGGAAAGACCGATTTAAAAAGCCAACTCTGTACAGAATTAGGTGATCAAGAAACTCCTGATAGCTGCTACACTCTGCATCCTCTACCCCCACCTTTACCAAAATCTCCATCAGAATCTTGGCTAAAGCGTACTTTACCTGCTGTTTCCTCAAAGCATACATCTCTAAAGTCTTTTCCTGGTATGCATGCATATCCTGTAGTTCAGGCTCCCAAAGTGCAGTCCCCAGACCTGAAGTGGGAAACAATAGTCAAAACTTCTAATGTACAGTGTGGACATTTGCGATTTTCTGAG GAGGATGGTACTGCAAAATGGTGTTGA
- the LOC8258768 gene encoding bifunctional riboflavin kinase/FMN phosphatase isoform X1, producing MSSSQCESCITQTEVLAVILDLDGTLLDTENATKYVLKEFLAKYGKDLDKERESKKRFGMTLQVSAALIVKDYDLPLTPNQFIEEIMPMYRDKWLNARALPGANRLIKHLYKNGLPFALASNSLTEYIDAKISHQEGWKECFSTILGSDQVKSGKPSPDLFIEAARRMGVDAAKCLVIEDSLVGVQAAKAAKMKVVVVPSQSEGDCSLLADSMLHSLLEFRPELWGLPPFDDWFDNALPIEPIYLSIQYKNGFVSNIRDVGKSALPCQVSGLFFGWAESGIHGTLKVLVHIGSDHCSCSPHRKIQICIIDKKADELPDQQMQLVLVGYIRGMYSMEIGSIDVGILEEDKSIASSCLDQHHFAVPSSWQMLHI from the exons ATGAGCTCTTCCCAGTGTGAATCATGCATTACACAGACTGAGGTTCTTGCTGTTATACTTGATTTGGATGGTACCCTTCTGGACACAG AGAATGCTACAAAATATGTTCTGAAAGAATTCTTGGCAAAATATGGGAAAGATTTGGATAAAGAAAGGGAAAGTAAGAAGAGGTTTGGGATGACTCTGCAAGTATCAGCAGCTTTGATTGTTAAGGATTATGACCTCCCATTAACACCTAATCAGTTTATTGAAGAGATCATGCCTATGTACCGCGACAA GTGGTTGAATGCCAGAGCTCTACCTGGTGCTAATCGTCTTATCAAACATCTGTATAAAAATGGACTGCCATTTGCTCTTGCTTCAAATTCCTTAACAGAATATATAGATGCAAAAATCTCTCACCAAGAAG GTTGGAAAGAGTGCTTCTCAACAATTCTCGGAAGTGACCAGGTCAAATCAGGCAAACCCTCGCCAGATTT ATTCATAGAGGCTGCAAGGAGAATGGGTGTAGATGCTGCAAAGTGCTTGGTGATTGAAGACTCTTT AGTTGGAGTCCAAGCTGCTAAGGCTGCCAAAATGAAGGTAGTGGTTGTTCCATCTCAAAGTGAGGGTGATTGTTCTTTGTTGGCAGACAGCATGCTTCATTCACTTCTAGAATTTCGTCCTGAGCTATGGGGTCTTCCACCATTTGATGATT GGTTCGACAATGCATTGCCAATTGAACCAATTTACTTGAGCATTCAATACAAAAATGGCTTTGTTAGTAATATCAGAG ATGTTGGCAAATCAGCTCTTCCTTGCCAAGTTTCAGGATTGTTCTTTGGCTGGGCAGAATCTGGCATACATGGGACCTTAAAGGTTTTAGTTCACATTGGATCTGATCACTGCTCATGTAGTCCTCACAGAAAAATT CAAATATGTATAATTGACAAAAAAGCTGATGAACTTCCCGATCAGCAAATGCAACTAGTACTTGTTGGCTACATCCGGGGAATGTATAGCATG GAAATCGGATCCATTGATGTGGGAATACTTGAAGAAGACAAATCTATTGCAAGTTCTTGTTTGGATCAACACCATTTTGCAGTACCATCCTCCTGGCAAATGTTGCATATCTAG
- the LOC8258769 gene encoding uncharacterized protein LOC8258769 isoform X1 has protein sequence MLLKNLMEEKQLDFNQPLLSVRRFSSTVSTIEADNKKKTENAFSKVPPLPKYKSELKSGPVRNPGTVPFVWERSPGKPKCEIKPQTVALQQPPMIPKLPPGRMLNVERQGLNKAPGGTAAGQCEARNGLLGSYGFSSSDRNVIKEESSREKMEKTDMSGSEDDETYVDALDTLSRSESFFLNCSISGVSGLDGPDMKPSGTFSTDPQTRDFMMGRFLPAAKAMASETPQHSTKKQPAAQEQPRQIKKTLGVEKYHPFNECRRQSDMPHCSQCSGVKEIEQEDDDYNYEGPDNSSPKVCGLFPRLCLQNSFCLLSPVPGMRKQVQLPISLSHMTKVKPSYAACCTETMNEHDKDAVNKRGSVNALQAKGIVEDKIELKSESNKKACRNDYQKLDGSYLYKRLQGNGTSPYHDKFSQSAVSEEKGFLGVPEKPKNSGARGFNAHAKGGKNFRELLANERNEWESAPASSLVEKTLYIDSVQMIKPQTSNSSSPDTKDLINCRRDDQDKEIDGTATFDSSFQDIKNANSAYPKVNVLPESLDPTDSSLLSLSDKSMHDAQMPLVHLRHDQDLMAISVTPTSPKVYGDGKIDLESQLGKILSNLESSIQDPIKMTRENVADNGKTDLKSQLCTELGDQETPDSCYTLHPLPPPLPKSPSESWLKRTLPAVSSKHTSLKSFPGMHAYPVVQAPKVQSPDLKWETIVKTSNVQCGHLRFSEELLVPIPEV, from the exons ATGTTACTAAAGAATCTGATGGAAGAGAAGCAACTGGATTTTAATCAGCCACTTTTATCAGTGAGAAGGTTTTCATCAACGGTGTCCACCATTGAAGCtgataacaaaaagaaaactgaaaaTGCTTTCTCCAAAGTGCCCCCTCTTCCTAAGTACAAGTCAGAACTGAAATCAGGTCCAGTCAGGAATCCAGGAACTGTTCCTTTTGTATGGGAGCGATCCCCGGGAAAGCCCAAGTGTGAAATTAAACCTCAAACTGTTGCCCTTCAACAGCCTCCTATGATTCCAAAGCTTCCACCAGGGAGAATGTTGAATGTTGAGAGGCAAGGTTTAAATAAAGCTCCTGGAGGCACAGCAGCTGGTCAATGCGAAGCACGAAATGGCCTTTTGGGTTCTTACGGTTTTTCATCTTCAGATAGAAATGTAATTAAAGAAGAGAGCTCCagagagaaaatggagaaGACAGACATGTCTGGTTCAGAGGACGATGAGACCTATGTAGATGCCCTTGATACTCTTTCTCGGAGTGAATCGTTCTTCTTGAACTGCAGTATAAGTGGGGTGAGTGGGTTGGATGGTCCAGATATGAAACCATCTGGTACTTTCTCAACAGATCCACAGACTCGAGATTTCATGATGGGCCGGTTCCTGCCTGCAGCAAAGGCAATGGCTTCAGAAACTCCCCAACATTCCACTAAGAAGCAACCTGCAGCACAAGAACAACCGAGACAGATAAAGAAGACATTAGGTGTGGAAAAATATCATCCATTCAATGAATGCAGAAGGCAAAGTGATATGCCACACTGTTCCCAATGTAGTGGAGTGAAAGAAATTGAACAAGAGGATGATGATTATAATTATGAAGGACCAGATAACTCCTCCCCTAAAGTTTGTGGGTTGTTCCCTCGATTATGCTTACAAAATTCCTTTTGTCTTTTGAGTCCTGTACCAGGGATGAGAAAACAGGTCCAGCTACCCATTTCTTTATCACATATGACAAAAGTTAAACCTTCATATGCTGCTTGTTGCACTGAAACTATGAATGAG CATGATAAAGATGCTGTTAACAAACGAGGATCAGTTAATGCACTTCAAGCAAAGGGGATAGTTGAAGATAAAATTGAACTGAAAAGTGAATCAAATAAGAAAGCTTGCAGAAATGATTATCAGAAATTGGATGGATCATATCTGTACAAGCGTTTACAGGGCAATGGCACTTCACCCTACCATGATAAATTTTCTCAATCTGCTGTTAGTGAAGAGAAGGGATTTCTAGGTGTTCCTGAAAAACCCAAGAATTCTGGGGCAAGAGGCTTTAATGCACATGCAAAAGGTGGCAAGAATTTTCGAGAATTATTGGCTAACGAGAGAAATGAGTGGGAATCAGCTCCTGCTAGTTCTCTGGTTGAGAAAACTCTGTACATAGATTCTGTACAAATGATAAAACCTCAAACTTCAAATTCAAGTTCTCCAGATACAAAAGACCTGATTAATTGCAGAAGAGATGATCAAGATAAGGAAATTGATGGAACTGCTACTTTTGATTCTTCATTTCAAGACATTAAGAATGCTAATTCTGCATATCCAAAGGTGAATGTGCTGCCTGAAAGTCTGGATCCTACCGATTCTAGTCTTCTATCATTATCTGATAAATCCATGCATGATGCGCAAATGCCTTTGGTGCATTTAAGACATGACCAAGACCTCATGGCCATTTCTGTTACACCAACAAGCCCAAAAGTGTATGGAGATGGGAAGATTGATTTAGAAAGCCAACTGGGTAAGATATTAAGCAACTTAGAAAGTTCTATCCAGGACCCTATCAAGATGACAAGAGAAAATGTGGCTGACAATGGAAAGACCGATTTAAAAAGCCAACTCTGTACAGAATTAGGTGATCAAGAAACTCCTGATAGCTGCTACACTCTGCATCCTCTACCCCCACCTTTACCAAAATCTCCATCAGAATCTTGGCTAAAGCGTACTTTACCTGCTGTTTCCTCAAAGCATACATCTCTAAAGTCTTTTCCTGGTATGCATGCATATCCTGTAGTTCAGGCTCCCAAAGTGCAGTCCCCAGACCTGAAGTGGGAAACAATAGTCAAAACTTCTAATGTACAGTGTGGACATTTGCGATTTTCTGAG GAATTACTTGTACCAATACCTGAAGTTTAA
- the LOC8258768 gene encoding bifunctional riboflavin kinase/FMN phosphatase isoform X2 codes for MSSSQCESCITQTEVLAVILDLDENATKYVLKEFLAKYGKDLDKERESKKRFGMTLQVSAALIVKDYDLPLTPNQFIEEIMPMYRDKWLNARALPGANRLIKHLYKNGLPFALASNSLTEYIDAKISHQEGWKECFSTILGSDQVKSGKPSPDLFIEAARRMGVDAAKCLVIEDSLVGVQAAKAAKMKVVVVPSQSEGDCSLLADSMLHSLLEFRPELWGLPPFDDWFDNALPIEPIYLSIQYKNGFVSNIRDVGKSALPCQVSGLFFGWAESGIHGTLKVLVHIGSDHCSCSPHRKIQICIIDKKADELPDQQMQLVLVGYIRGMYSMEIGSIDVGILEEDKSIASSCLDQHHFAVPSSWQMLHI; via the exons ATGAGCTCTTCCCAGTGTGAATCATGCATTACACAGACTGAGGTTCTTGCTGTTATACTTGATTTGGATG AGAATGCTACAAAATATGTTCTGAAAGAATTCTTGGCAAAATATGGGAAAGATTTGGATAAAGAAAGGGAAAGTAAGAAGAGGTTTGGGATGACTCTGCAAGTATCAGCAGCTTTGATTGTTAAGGATTATGACCTCCCATTAACACCTAATCAGTTTATTGAAGAGATCATGCCTATGTACCGCGACAA GTGGTTGAATGCCAGAGCTCTACCTGGTGCTAATCGTCTTATCAAACATCTGTATAAAAATGGACTGCCATTTGCTCTTGCTTCAAATTCCTTAACAGAATATATAGATGCAAAAATCTCTCACCAAGAAG GTTGGAAAGAGTGCTTCTCAACAATTCTCGGAAGTGACCAGGTCAAATCAGGCAAACCCTCGCCAGATTT ATTCATAGAGGCTGCAAGGAGAATGGGTGTAGATGCTGCAAAGTGCTTGGTGATTGAAGACTCTTT AGTTGGAGTCCAAGCTGCTAAGGCTGCCAAAATGAAGGTAGTGGTTGTTCCATCTCAAAGTGAGGGTGATTGTTCTTTGTTGGCAGACAGCATGCTTCATTCACTTCTAGAATTTCGTCCTGAGCTATGGGGTCTTCCACCATTTGATGATT GGTTCGACAATGCATTGCCAATTGAACCAATTTACTTGAGCATTCAATACAAAAATGGCTTTGTTAGTAATATCAGAG ATGTTGGCAAATCAGCTCTTCCTTGCCAAGTTTCAGGATTGTTCTTTGGCTGGGCAGAATCTGGCATACATGGGACCTTAAAGGTTTTAGTTCACATTGGATCTGATCACTGCTCATGTAGTCCTCACAGAAAAATT CAAATATGTATAATTGACAAAAAAGCTGATGAACTTCCCGATCAGCAAATGCAACTAGTACTTGTTGGCTACATCCGGGGAATGTATAGCATG GAAATCGGATCCATTGATGTGGGAATACTTGAAGAAGACAAATCTATTGCAAGTTCTTGTTTGGATCAACACCATTTTGCAGTACCATCCTCCTGGCAAATGTTGCATATCTAG
- the LOC8258770 gene encoding uncharacterized protein LOC8258770: MQRQSLGSPVSKLHSHGVALVPKDDSTLLSLPDNHPKRSKDETDSTDGNNNERRKSTKPPPSRRFSSSSISALSSSKPEKLVHFIPLLTLLCFLVLYLVSHTPSQSDLAQFNGFKQSSKHIDENEIGDVDRFGSDIRRGDALAIRNLMNLQEIADKRASSKSRIYHRKIVADF, encoded by the exons ATGCAGAGGCAGTCGCTGGGCTCACCGGTTTCCAAACTCCACAGCCATGGAGTAGCGCTAGTACCAAAGGACGATTCTACTCTATTGTCACTACCAGATAATCATCCTAAACGCAGCAAAGACGAAACTGACAGCACCGACGGCAATAATAACGAACGCCGCAAATCAACTAAACCTCCTCCTTCTCGCCGATTTTCCTCCTCTTCCATTTCAGCATTATCATCTTcaaaacctgaaaaactcGTTCACTTTATACCGCTCCTTACTCTCCTTTGCTTTCTCGTTCTTTATCTCGTCTCTCACACTCCTTCTCAATCAG ATTTAGCTCAGTTCAATGGATTCAAGCAATCCTCTAAGCACATAG ATGAAAATGAGATTGGTGACGTTGATAGATTTGGTAGCGACATAAGGAGAGGCGATGCTTTAGCGATTAGAAACTTAATGAACTTGCAAGAGATCGCCGACAAACGCGCCTCCTCGAAATCTCGCATATACCACAGAAAGATTGTCGCCGATTTTTAA
- the LOC8258768 gene encoding bifunctional riboflavin kinase/FMN phosphatase isoform X3, whose translation MSSSQCESCITQTEVLAVILDLDGTLLDTENATKYVLKEFLAKYGKDLDKERESKKRFGMTLQVSAALIVKDYDLPLTPNQFIEEIMPMYRDKWLNARALPGANRLIKHLYKNGLPFALASNSLTEYIDAKISHQEGWKECFSTILGSDQVKSGKPSPDLFIEAARRMGVDAAKCLVIEDSLVGVQAAKAAKMKVVVVPSQSEGDCSLLADSMLHSLLEFRPELWGLPPFDDWFDNALPIEPIYLSIQYKNGFVSNIRVSGLFFGWAESGIHGTLKVLVHIGSDHCSCSPHRKIQICIIDKKADELPDQQMQLVLVGYIRGMYSMEIGSIDVGILEEDKSIASSCLDQHHFAVPSSWQMLHI comes from the exons ATGAGCTCTTCCCAGTGTGAATCATGCATTACACAGACTGAGGTTCTTGCTGTTATACTTGATTTGGATGGTACCCTTCTGGACACAG AGAATGCTACAAAATATGTTCTGAAAGAATTCTTGGCAAAATATGGGAAAGATTTGGATAAAGAAAGGGAAAGTAAGAAGAGGTTTGGGATGACTCTGCAAGTATCAGCAGCTTTGATTGTTAAGGATTATGACCTCCCATTAACACCTAATCAGTTTATTGAAGAGATCATGCCTATGTACCGCGACAA GTGGTTGAATGCCAGAGCTCTACCTGGTGCTAATCGTCTTATCAAACATCTGTATAAAAATGGACTGCCATTTGCTCTTGCTTCAAATTCCTTAACAGAATATATAGATGCAAAAATCTCTCACCAAGAAG GTTGGAAAGAGTGCTTCTCAACAATTCTCGGAAGTGACCAGGTCAAATCAGGCAAACCCTCGCCAGATTT ATTCATAGAGGCTGCAAGGAGAATGGGTGTAGATGCTGCAAAGTGCTTGGTGATTGAAGACTCTTT AGTTGGAGTCCAAGCTGCTAAGGCTGCCAAAATGAAGGTAGTGGTTGTTCCATCTCAAAGTGAGGGTGATTGTTCTTTGTTGGCAGACAGCATGCTTCATTCACTTCTAGAATTTCGTCCTGAGCTATGGGGTCTTCCACCATTTGATGATT GGTTCGACAATGCATTGCCAATTGAACCAATTTACTTGAGCATTCAATACAAAAATGGCTTTGTTAGTAATATCAGAG TTTCAGGATTGTTCTTTGGCTGGGCAGAATCTGGCATACATGGGACCTTAAAGGTTTTAGTTCACATTGGATCTGATCACTGCTCATGTAGTCCTCACAGAAAAATT CAAATATGTATAATTGACAAAAAAGCTGATGAACTTCCCGATCAGCAAATGCAACTAGTACTTGTTGGCTACATCCGGGGAATGTATAGCATG GAAATCGGATCCATTGATGTGGGAATACTTGAAGAAGACAAATCTATTGCAAGTTCTTGTTTGGATCAACACCATTTTGCAGTACCATCCTCCTGGCAAATGTTGCATATCTAG